The genome window ACATCTGGCAGTCCGCATGGAGCAGTTTCTCCTGTACCTATGGCCCAAAAGGAAAATACCCCTCTTTCAACTAAATTGTTCAAAACGCGTGAGTATACCAGGCCTTGTGCTGAGGAATACTCTGGCTGTAAGGTTGTGGtcttttaattttatgtgaGTAGTTTGGACCCACTTCATAAAAGGTGTGATTCTGTTGGTGTCTTGCTCTCCACCATTCCTTCAGTGCTTTACATATGACATGTTTTCACCCACTACTTATGTCAGCTTCTAAAGTGGTTTTGTTTGATTGGGTTTTTTCAAGTCATGACCCCTGAATTCAAAATCACGCTTTAACATTTTATGGAAATAGTGTCAGTTCTTGACATACTTTCAGAGGAAATTGTTAAGTATAGCAAtctatgttttcttttaaattgtcTTCTCTTGCTGCTTTCTCATTTCTAAcctgaaatgagaaagaaggCAGCTATGCTGCTAATGTTTGTACTGCTTTTACATTCTTGGCAAGTTCGTAATTCAAAAAATATATGAATTGACTATGCAAGAAAGATGACAAGAGAAATTGTTGTCAACATAGCTTTCCTTAGCTTCCTTTGATGTGAAAGCTTAACATACTGTGAAGTCAGTTGCCTGTTTGTATCAacatttgaatttctttttctcttaagaTCTGGATAATTCTCAATTAACACCTGTGATGCCAGCGAGGAGTTTAACTCCTACTCTGCTTCAGTCAAGAAACAGGTTCGGTACCTCCAGTCAGTCTCACACACACCTGTCCAGTGTGGAATCAGCAAACTGGAGCAGCCCTAGGTGTGGGAAAGGTGTAGAGGTCAGGACTGTTTCATCCTCCCCctctaaattaaaattagtttGTACTTGTGTATGCAAATGTCTTCTATTTACTCTACTTGCCTCAGTTATTTCAAGTGTTGAGAAACTTTCCTACAGTAGAAGGAGCAGGCATTCTAATTGGTATAGAGTAGGATTTTGGGTCAAACCGATATaatcttttctttcaaacaaaTATTAGTCCTTTGCAATATAACAGGGGAAGCAAATGCTATTGAGCCTGCAGCAAAGGAGCGAAAGAGAAGGCTTCACTGACCATCACTGGTTTAGCCCTATCCTGCACAaggtgggcactgctgggagcagtggcttTTTGGAACCTGACCTTGTCCCTAAAGCTCATTTGCTCAGCATTGTGGGTGAAAGAATTTGTTTAAAAGACAGAACTtgggaaaacaataaaatccaCTTCAAACTTCTAGTAGCTGTTAAACTGAAAAGTTTAAGGCTTTTATTACTGAAGTGTTTTGAATCAACTAACCTAACACCAATAATTATAGCTGATAAAATATtatcctaaaatattttatcctaTTTTAATGTGTTCATGAAATTCTGCACAAACACAAACctaaaagaaaatgctgctaTGCTATGTAGTTCCTTGCCATGATTCCTGTTTAGAGCATACAGAACAACttacatttaaaacaatttattattctgtatttatctGGTTTTTAAGCCTTGGTTTTAGTATTGTGTTACCAAAACATTAGGGACATcagattttccttctgtcaTCTCTGAAGTGCAATATACCACGGGGTACTATAATGGGGTTCTTTCCTTTGAACTTTCTTGGAAACTGAAAACTTCTGTAGCTTAACTGCTTAAAATAAAGTCTCAAATACAACATCAATTGCtctattttttcatcttttggcatttaaaaatatgtcattttCTATTGTATTATAGTAAGCTTATTTTATATTCTTGATAATTCGACTTCTTTTGTGCcttatttggttttggtttttttttatattttgaagtATGGTTTTTCACTAGTAGTAGTTAGAATAAGTAGCACTTGCAAATCTGCATTTCATTATGGAGgctgtaataaaatatttcaaattaaacatTTCTATAATGCTGTAATCATATTTTTCTTGATACTCAAAACTTAATATGCTTTTTTGCAGCAAAGTGAAGATGAACCTCGTTCTACAACATCCAAAACCAGTAGCAGTGGGTCAGCTCTCCTTTCAAATGCTATGTTGCCAAATAGCAAAGAAGTTTTAAAGAGGAAAGAGCTCGAGTCTGCCATTTCTCCCATTGCCAGCAATGAGtctggcagcaggcagaagCTGGGAAGTGAACGTTTGGATATAACAGATACTCCTGTGAGCACTCTGGATGTGAAAGTAGTAAGAAAgtgtatttctgaaaataagatttggaaagaaaaagtctTTGTAAATAAAAGAGACATGACTTATGAAACAGTGGAGACTTCCAGATTACAACAGTCACTTTCAAGGCAGAATGAGCCTGTCAAAGAGGAAGTAatgtttgaaaagccaggtgtaAAAAGAAGCTTTGAATCAGTTGACACTAGTCCTTGTCAGGAGCTTAACTATGTTAAAAAAAGCAATGCAGAATATAAACGTGGCTGTCAGATCTCAGAATTTCCTGCAAACAAAGGGACAGGTTTGACAACAGAAATTCAATCCTTAATGCTTTGTAATGATGGATGCCTATGTGACACCTGTGAAAGCAAGGAAGAAGTTAAGAGTTTTATTAGTAACCAGGAAACAGTAGAAAGATCGCTTACTCCAACTGTAGCTAAAAATCTTATGTGTGATCTGGATGCAGACTGCGGAAAGGATGATGAAAAGGAGTACATGAACTCAAGTTTTTTGGTCACTGATGAAAAACCTTTAGATGTCTTCAGTGCAGATTCTGACTTACTTCCTGAAGTGTCTGTTACAGAAAGCCATCtagaaaaacagcttttagaTTTGGACAGAAGTGTTAAAGACCTCTCCTTTGAGGAACCAAAACCTGAAGATGTGCTAATAACATCACCAGAGTCCCAAAATAATCTCCATCTCTCACAGGATGGAGAGGAGGCACATACAGTCCAGGACTGCAAGCCAGTACATCAGAAAAAGGATCATGACCAGAAACACATGGAAGAAACTTACCTTGACACAGTATCTTCTCCTTCAGAAAAGATGAAGGAAGTGCTGAGTCTCTTcaaaaaaaatgctgttgtttttcGGAGTTATAATAGTCCAATCAATCTATCCAATATATCTGAGCCATGCAGCTTGGCTTCCTTAGATATAATGGATCTTTCACCTGCCTGCAGTGGCTCTTACCCAACAGCTATCACTCCATTACAGAAAGGAAGATCATATCAGGTCTATCAGGTAGGTAAGGATGCAGATGGAAACTTTGTACATGTATTGGACATTAGGGacctgaaattatttcagtggtaAATTTAGGGAAGACTCAAGTAGTTTGAGGCAGTCTGTTAAAATGACCTCTGTTGTCAGGGTTTCACTTGCTGCACTTGTGTGGCCAAAATTATAATATCTGTAAGAATTTAGCAGTAGCTTTATGTTCACTGGTTTGCCTTTGGCTCAACATGCATTGACTGTCCATCTCTGAGAAATCTTTGCTGTTACAGtgaactgattttaaaaagcctgtGCTATTTTGTCTTGCAGTGTTATAGGTTTCCTAATGTAATGGGAAGTCTTTGTTGtgggtgggggttttttggggggggctTTTTGTTATCCTGCACTCTTCCCAAGACAGTGTGAATGCTGTTCAGCTGCTGGTAACTGCCATTGTACCtgctacttttttcttttttaatcccaTTAAAAGTGATGGTGTAGTGTATTCTGTCAAGTGGCAGTTACAAGCCTATTACAAAGATTGATGTGAACAGGGATAGCTGCTGATGTGACAGTAGAGGAAGAACTTAAGGAGAAGTTTCTCAAAAGGTAGGCATCTTTATGCTTCAAGACTGTTGAGATAAAGCAATGGAAGCAAATTTCACACATGCTTTTCAGGGAATGTTTTGTAACTTGCTCTTGGCTTGAACTTAAGTATCAATTATTACATCTGTGacatccctggagctgggagtttctgagctggttttgtttgacATCTGAAGTCCTTGTGCCATCTTTTCAGACCCCTTACCGGGGCGATGCTGGCACACCGTACAGGACTCCAAAGAGTGTCCGAAGAGGAGCTGCCCCCGTAGAAGGTGAACGAATCCTGGGCACCCCAGACTACCTGGCACCTGAGCTGCTTTTGACACAGCCTCATGGTAAGGCAAAGCAGCATCTGTCAGTACTTGAAAGGTGGCACTTGACATTTCTAAATGTCTGTAGAACTGTAAACCCTTCAAGTAATAAGATTGggaatttttcaaaaatagctAGTGCTAAGCTTTTGCCATCATGGGTGGCTGTGTttgcttcagctgctccttccattcCTTTAGTGGTTTCTCATAACCAAAGATTTTAGTTGTTCACCAGCAGGCTCGCTGCCAATCAGTATTGGAAGCTGCTTTGGCAGCCTGAGACTTGTATGTGGCTTGGGAGTAACAACTTGGTTATCCTGAGTGCCCTTAAAGATTctttgggatgggaaaggggaaatTTTAGAGTGAAAGGCTTAAGCcttcaattatttttagaatGTCTTCTGTTTATTGATATTAAAGTGTTATGTGAAGCCAGACAATTGTGTGAAGTTGCCTTAAAATCAGTTATTGAGTTGAGTGGCCTCATGAAACCCTCATGAAACCCTCCAGACATCTGACAGGATCTTCTGTATAAAGGTGCAGTAATAGCCATGCCAACctcaaatttttggaggttggttttttgggtttgtttgtttgttttcaaaatactatactaaaataGCACAACTTTGAAGGGCATAAATTTCTTTGTCTCAGATTCTGAGATCCACTGAGGTTAACAAAAAGTCTGAAATAGTTTTCCACTAAATTGCAAGAAGcattaacaaaaattaaatgcaatgcATCTATCTCTAATACAGTTGTTGATGTataattccattttatttccacCCCAAAAGTATACTACTATTTTGTAGAGCTGCAAATCTTGGGACAATTACATCACAGAGAGACCTTAATTGAGAGGTAGTTATTACTATCCTGTGGAGCAATAAAATTCTGCTAATATAAATTAACTAAAACTCTCTGAAGAGATTTAACAGTAAAAATTGAAAATGCTCAACATATGtagttgttgttttgcactTCCCATTTAGGACTCCTGGATATCTGGCAGATGTTAAAACTGGATAATATTTTGGAAATGTAATCAGTGCTACTTAGAAAATGTGAAACCTGTTCACAGGCTGATTTCTCTGTGGTTACTGGGTTTTCAGGACTTCAGTGAAAACTTGCAGAGTCTGGGGTTTGTGTCAGGAAATTACAAGTCTCCCATTACCTTCAGTGAAGCCAGGGTTTTTGGAACTCCAAGTTTTCCCTCACTAAATATTCCACATGTTGAGCTGCTTGTAAATGTAGTTTTAATCCTAAATTAATCATGTtacaaaactattttatttttgtttctaacTTAGATTTAACATTGCCATCTTTCCTTATTGTGGAATACTAccttaggggaaaaaatcttcATTCCTATCTGTTTGGAGAATCATACTTGATATTCAATGTTTGTATTtgttatggggtttttttgggcaataattgtaatatttttactttattgtCTTTTCATATGCAGGGACTCTGGTATCTGGTGAGTTTTCTATAttctgtgcagagctgaagTGTTCAGCATAACTGAACAGTCAAAGTATAACCAGATCACAGTTTCTGAGAACATTGTTTGGGTGAACAATGGTTCTGTATAGAAAGACATGTCCAATATACTTCCACATGAAAATGTGTG of Molothrus ater isolate BHLD 08-10-18 breed brown headed cowbird chromosome 1, BPBGC_Mater_1.1, whole genome shotgun sequence contains these proteins:
- the MASTL gene encoding serine/threonine-protein kinase greatwall translates to MAVKYISEAALALDYLHRHGIIHRDLKPDNMLISNQGHIKLTDFGLSRVTLNREINMIDILTTPSMAKPKQDYSRTPGQLLSLISSLGFYTPPVGMKVPGHKSSPTSGSPHGAVSPVPMAQKENTPLSTKLFKTHLDNSQLTPVMPARSLTPTLLQSRNRFGTSSQSHTHLSSVESANWSSPRCGKGVEQSEDEPRSTTSKTSSSGSALLSNAMLPNSKEVLKRKELESAISPIASNESGSRQKLGSERLDITDTPVSTLDVKVVRKCISENKIWKEKVFVNKRDMTYETVETSRLQQSLSRQNEPVKEEVMFEKPGVKRSFESVDTSPCQELNYVKKSNAEYKRGCQISEFPANKGTGLTTEIQSLMLCNDGCLCDTCESKEEVKSFISNQETVERSLTPTVAKNLMCDLDADCGKDDEKEYMNSSFLVTDEKPLDVFSADSDLLPEVSVTESHLEKQLLDLDRSVKDLSFEEPKPEDVLITSPESQNNLHLSQDGEEAHTVQDCKPVHQKKDHDQKHMEETYLDTVSSPSEKMKEVLSLFKKNAVVFRSYNSPINLSNISEPCSLASLDIMDLSPACSGSYPTAITPLQKGRSYQVYQTPYRGDAGTPYRTPKSVRRGAAPVEGERILGTPDYLAPELLLTQPHGSAVDWWALGVCLFEFLTGIPPFNDETPTQVFQNILKRDIPWPEGEEKLSDNAQNAIDLLLTIDTTKRAGLKELKHHPLFHGVDWDNLQNQTMPFIPQPDDETDTSYFDARNNAQHLTVSGFSL